A DNA window from Thiobacillus denitrificans ATCC 25259 contains the following coding sequences:
- a CDS encoding FixH family protein has protein sequence MSTLTTLFGGLAAVFVLFALGGLIRGLPLALRAALAGLVPLIAYFALTIGKWPGLDVVAIHISVFLAAALVLFALTQFRRRGAGRMHWAPKLLTAFFLGLVVINATLLYIATKGLPEPVARWWLGGKGDSKSVYSGFSGVVPHGQGAAKGISSELSEQHRASQLGWQITVNGLDGDGRTRPVEVRVRDRTGLAVERLVAELRLLRPGATGPTASLPLASAEPGVYIGALVLPAGGRWFVELRLLQEDEVRFRTTQEITVP, from the coding sequence ATGAGCACGCTCACGACCCTTTTCGGCGGCCTCGCCGCGGTCTTCGTGCTGTTCGCCCTGGGCGGCCTGATTCGCGGCCTGCCGCTCGCGCTGCGTGCCGCACTCGCGGGTCTCGTCCCCCTGATCGCCTATTTCGCCCTGACGATCGGCAAATGGCCGGGGCTCGACGTCGTCGCGATCCACATCTCGGTGTTCCTCGCAGCCGCACTGGTGCTTTTCGCCCTGACGCAGTTCCGGCGCCGCGGCGCCGGGCGCATGCATTGGGCGCCGAAGTTGCTCACGGCCTTCTTCCTCGGGCTGGTCGTCATCAATGCCACCTTGCTATATATCGCGACCAAGGGGCTGCCGGAACCGGTCGCGCGCTGGTGGTTGGGCGGGAAGGGCGACAGCAAGTCCGTGTATAGCGGTTTTTCCGGGGTCGTCCCCCACGGGCAGGGGGCGGCGAAGGGCATTTCGTCGGAACTCAGCGAACAGCATCGCGCGTCGCAACTCGGGTGGCAGATCACGGTGAACGGGCTCGACGGCGACGGCCGCACGCGGCCCGTCGAGGTACGCGTGCGGGACCGCACGGGACTTGCGGTCGAGCGGCTCGTCGCCGAACTGCGCCTCCTGCGTCCCGGGGCCACCGGGCCGACGGCCTCGCTGCCCCTTGCGTCGGCCGAGCCAGGCGTCTACATCGGTGCGCTCGTATTGCCCGCCGGCGGGCGCTGGTTCGTCGAGCTCCGGCTCCTGCAAGAGGACGAGGTGCGTTTCCGCACCACGCAGGAGATCACCGTGCCATGA
- the ccoS gene encoding cbb3-type cytochrome oxidase assembly protein CcoS, whose translation MSGVLGFLFLLSGVFVLLIIVGVFWSIKSGQFDDLEGPAERILMDDDDPLLPGRRLSDKDD comes from the coding sequence ATGAGCGGCGTGCTCGGCTTTCTTTTCCTGCTTTCGGGCGTCTTCGTCCTGCTGATCATCGTCGGCGTGTTCTGGTCGATCAAAAGCGGCCAGTTCGATGACCTCGAAGGTCCGGCCGAACGCATCCTCATGGACGACGACGATCCCTTGCTGCCCGGCCGCCGCTTGAGCGACAAGGACGACTGA
- the rpoH gene encoding RNA polymerase sigma factor RpoH, whose amino-acid sequence MTQTMSLPIPAAYSLDSYIQTVSHYPMLSLEEEQKLARAWHDEQDLEAARRLVLSHLRVVVSIARHYLGYGLPHADLIQEGNVGLMKAVKRFDPDRGVRLVSFALHWIRAEIHEYVLKNYRMVKLATTKAQRKLFFNLRSLKQSLNALTVQQADAMAQELNVSRKDVLEMETRLSGHDVSIDPMVDDGEDDYSPIAYLASAEENPAQRLEREQTERLRESGLTSALEELDERSRHIIQARWLSEGDVATLHELAAQYGVSAERIRQIEARALQKMRASIPA is encoded by the coding sequence ATGACGCAGACAATGTCTTTACCGATTCCCGCCGCCTACAGTCTGGACAGCTACATCCAGACCGTGAGCCACTATCCGATGCTCAGCCTCGAGGAAGAGCAGAAGCTGGCGCGCGCGTGGCATGACGAACAAGACCTTGAAGCGGCGCGCCGGCTGGTGTTGTCGCACCTGCGCGTCGTGGTGAGCATCGCTCGGCACTATCTGGGCTACGGGCTGCCGCACGCGGACCTGATCCAGGAAGGCAACGTCGGCCTGATGAAGGCGGTCAAGCGCTTCGATCCGGACCGCGGCGTGCGGCTCGTGTCCTTCGCGCTGCACTGGATCCGCGCTGAAATCCACGAATACGTGCTGAAGAACTACCGAATGGTCAAGCTCGCGACGACCAAGGCCCAGCGCAAGCTCTTTTTCAACCTGCGCAGCCTCAAGCAGTCGCTCAACGCGCTGACCGTGCAGCAGGCCGACGCGATGGCGCAGGAACTCAACGTCAGCCGCAAGGACGTGCTCGAGATGGAAACGCGGCTCTCGGGCCATGACGTCTCGATCGATCCGATGGTCGACGACGGCGAGGACGACTACAGCCCGATCGCCTATCTCGCGAGCGCGGAAGAGAACCCCGCCCAGCGCCTCGAGCGCGAGCAGACCGAACGACTGCGCGAAAGCGGCCTCACGAGCGCACTCGAAGAACTCGACGAGCGCAGCCGCCACATCATCCAGGCGCGCTGGCTCAGCGAAGGCGACGTCGCGACGCTGCATGAACTCGCGGCGCAATACGGCGTCTCGGCCGAACGCATCCGCCAGATCGAAGCGCGCGCGCTGCAGAAGATGCGTGCGTCGATCCCTGCCTGA
- a CDS encoding recombinase family protein, translating to MPGFSADLDCVPGSIRSQVEENYRVWRRAWITSSAQPAVNSSGRALRLQPRHTAQRRTASESGADAGGELNGITIPTTATTRYAERRGISIVRTYADEGKSGLRIDGRRALQQLIKDVEGGTADFQIILVYDVSRWGRFQDADESAYYECICRRAGIQVAYCAEQFENDGSPVSTIVKGVKRAMAREYSRELSAKVFAGQCRLIELGYRQGSPAGFGLRRVLIDQQGSSKGMLARGEQKSLQTDRVVLMPGPGDEIRIVHQIYRWFIDEGLGDSEIAMRLNSIRVRTDFDRYWTRATVHEVLTNEKYIGNNVYNRISFKLKKLRVVNTPDMWDQKGRRV from the coding sequence ATGCCGGGTTTTTCCGCCGATCTTGATTGCGTACCCGGAAGCATCCGGTCGCAGGTTGAGGAAAACTATCGGGTCTGGAGACGCGCATGGATTACAAGCTCTGCGCAGCCTGCGGTCAACTCTTCAGGCCGCGCCCTCAGACTCCAACCCAGACATACTGCCCAGCGCAGGACTGCCAGCGAGAGCGGCGCCGACGCTGGCGGCGAGCTAAACGGCATCACGATCCCGACTACTGCGACAACCAGGTATGCGGAGCGCCGGGGTATCAGCATCGTGCGTACCTATGCTGACGAGGGCAAGAGCGGTCTGCGCATCGATGGACGCCGAGCGCTGCAGCAACTGATCAAGGATGTTGAAGGCGGGACGGCCGATTTCCAGATCATTTTGGTTTACGACGTCAGCCGCTGGGGTCGCTTCCAGGATGCCGACGAAAGCGCCTACTACGAGTGCATCTGCCGCCGCGCAGGCATACAGGTCGCTTATTGCGCCGAGCAGTTCGAGAATGACGGCTCTCCCGTGTCTACCATCGTCAAGGGCGTTAAGCGTGCCATGGCCCGCGAGTACAGCCGTGAGCTGTCCGCCAAGGTGTTTGCAGGCCAATGCCGCCTGATCGAACTCGGCTACCGCCAAGGCAGCCCAGCCGGCTTCGGTCTACGCCGGGTCCTCATCGATCAGCAAGGTTCGTCAAAGGGCATGCTAGCGCGTGGCGAACAGAAGAGCCTGCAGACCGATCGCGTCGTCTTGATGCCGGGGCCCGGGGACGAGATTCGCATCGTCCACCAGATCTATCGGTGGTTCATCGATGAGGGGCTGGGCGACTCCGAGATCGCCATGCGCCTCAACAGCATACGGGTGCGCACCGATTTTGACCGGTACTGGACGCGGGCCACGGTGCATGAGGTGCTGACCAACGAGAAATACATCGGGAACAACGTCTACAACCGCATTTCCTTCAAGCTCAAGAAACTCCGCGTGGTCAATACGCCTGACATGTGGGATCAAAAAGGAAGGCGCGTTTGA
- a CDS encoding winged helix-turn-helix domain-containing protein, with amino-acid sequence MAELLARVRALLRRTHVTGSEGPLVTFGEVTVDLARRQVTRSGAEVHLTPIEYRLLAVLIARAGRVITHRLLREVWGPSHTEDTHYPRVYMTGLRRKLEENPPPPRHIRTESGLPSRRDNVRRHDGLKRAFLFDPTCQAY; translated from the coding sequence GTGGCGGAGTTGCTGGCGCGCGTGCGCGCTCTACTGCGTCGCACGCACGTCACCGGCAGCGAAGGGCCGCTGGTCACATTCGGCGAGGTCACGGTGGACCTGGCCCGGCGCCAGGTCACCCGGAGCGGCGCGGAGGTCCACCTCACTCCCATCGAATACCGGCTGCTCGCCGTGCTCATTGCCCGCGCCGGCCGGGTAATCACCCACCGGCTGCTGCGCGAAGTCTGGGGCCCCAGCCATACCGAGGATACCCACTATCCACGCGTCTACATGACAGGGCTGCGCCGTAAGCTCGAAGAAAACCCACCCCCACCGCGCCACATTCGCACAGAGTCCGGGTTACCGTCTCGTAGAGACAATGTCCGCCGGCATGACGGGCTCAAACGCGCCTTCCTTTTTGATCCCACATGTCAGGCGTATTGA
- a CDS encoding DUF3562 domain-containing protein gives MDGLAFPGRSVCPSAEWRPEEEVRKFYAEAFERMSTGARVKDFLIVLTSREVRELLEGKVNRR, from the coding sequence GTGGACGGCCTGGCTTTTCCCGGTAGATCCGTCTGCCCCAGCGCCGAATGGCGCCCCGAGGAAGAAGTGCGCAAGTTTTATGCCGAGGCATTCGAGCGGATGAGCACCGGTGCGCGCGTCAAGGATTTTCTTATCGTGCTGACCTCCCGAGAGGTGCGCGAATTGCTTGAGGGAAAGGTAAACCGGCGGTGA